In the Malaclemys terrapin pileata isolate rMalTer1 chromosome 12, rMalTer1.hap1, whole genome shotgun sequence genome, one interval contains:
- the LOC128845974 gene encoding epimerase family protein SDR39U1-like: MGCAAGWSCWKEDDLSRSGLPPCDAAVNLAGENVLNPLRRWDDAFRRVVVASRVETTKTLARAIAEAERLPCSWVLVTGVGYYRPSPMAEYTEESPGGDFNFFSRLLSAWEAAAKIPGDSTRQAVVRSGVVLGKGGGAISQMLWPFRLGLGGAVGSGLQPFPWIHIRDLAGVVCHALETEGVRGVLNGVSPASSGTSNADFAQELGSALGHPTLLPLPSWAVRDVFGAERAVMLLEGQRVAPKCTLESGYCFVYPNLPSALQDIVS; this comes from the exons aTGGG ATGTGCAGCAGGGTGGAGCTGCTGGAAAGAG GATGATCTGTCCCGCTCCGGCCTGCCCCCTTGTGATGCTGCGGTGAACTTGGCTGGTGAGAATGTTCTCAACCCCCTTCGCAG GTGGGATGATGCCTTCCGCAGGGTTGTGGTTGCCAGCCGGGTGGAGACCACCAAGACCTTGGCCAGGGCCATCGCTGAGGCCGAAAGGCTGCCCTGCTCCTGGGTCCTCGTCACCGGCGTAG GGTATTACCGCCCAAGCCCCATGGCTGAGTACACCGAGGAGAGTCCCGGCGGTGACTTCAACTTCTTCTCACGCCTGTTGAGCGCCTGGGAGGCAGCAGCTAAAATTCCCGGGGACAGCACGCGCCAGGCTGTGGTGAGATCCG GTGTGGTGCTGGGGAAGGGTGGAGGTGCCATCTCGCAGATGCTCTGGCCGTTCCGGCTTGGCCTGGGGGGCGCCGTGGGCTCTGGCCTCCAGCCCTTCCCATGGATCCACATCCGGGACTTGGCCGGTGTCGTGTGCCACGCCCTGGAGACGGAGGGTGTGCGTGGGGTTCTCAACGGGGTCTCCCCGGCCTCGTCTGGCACCTCCAACGCCGACTTCGCCCAGGAGCTGGGCTCGGCCCTGGGGCACccgaccctgctgcccctgcccagctgggcagTGCGGGATGTCTTCGGGGCTGAGCGGGCCGTCATGCTGCTGGAGGGCCAGCGAGTGGCGCCGAAATGCACCCTGGAGAGTGGCTACTGCTTCGTGTACCCCaacctgccctctgccctgcaggACATCGTGTCCTGA